From the Erpetoichthys calabaricus chromosome 12, fErpCal1.3, whole genome shotgun sequence genome, the window tatctgcttaactgataatgacataatgacagacttgcccacacctgcccatgaagtagcctttgagtcaattgtccaattacttttgagcccctaaaatgaagggattgtgttcaaaaaatgctttagttgcctcacatttttatgcaatcgttttgttcaccccactgaattaaagctgaaagtctgcacttcaactgcatcggagttgtttcatttaaaattcattgtggtaatgtacagaaccaaaattagaaaaaagttgtctctgtcgaaatatttatggacctaactgtattacgACAAAACACTAACTTCCgctcaaatatacagtacacatgaaTGACTGTTGAATCACTGGGCAGTCCCAGTTCCCAGTCAGGCACTGCACAGGCATATCGCTGCTGGTTTAAAGGAGCGccagtcacatttcttgacaAACATCTGCTCAATAATTCTGGCTACAAGTCCTTAGGATTATTCTCCACTAAACAGCCATGGAGGAATGGGTACTGTCACCTGAAAACATCTTGTGGAATGGGTACTATCACCTGGAAACATCTTGGCTAGTCCACGAGATGCTGTACCTCATTGTTAAAGTGTAAAAACCAGCTCCAAAAAGCAAGAGTCAATGACTTGAGAGGTGGAATGGAGGATCTCTccaatttgaataaaaaaagagAGGAAACTATGTATACCAGGAAACTATGACAGAAACATAAGATCtgatataataaacacaaatattgcAAAAGAGGTACCACCCAAAACCAACATACTTTATTCTATGTGTTTTAGATGCAAAATGTGTGCTCAGAAACTACTGCATCACAGTAGCATTTATACTCGTTTTCTttattaactattattattattattttggccaTCTTCTTCTATTTAGGGTAATTCTTTGTTACATTGAAATACTTTCATCACCACCTTCTCTGCAGACTCTGCAAATTCATCCAGTGCTTTGGATAACATCCAGTAGCTGGCGGTAAAAGAAACTGATGCCCCCAGCACAGATCCTATGATCGGGATGAGGTGGAGGAGCTCATCTGACAGCATAGCTACTCCGGCCACAGACTTGGAGAGGTACTTTGTAACAGTCACCGGGGTGATGTCAAACACAAGAGGGGACACCACTACCTCTTTCAGCTCTTCCACAGGTAAGTTGACTTTACAGGCGAGTCTCTCAAGGCTCTCTTCTGTAAGTCCAAAGGATCTCCTTATGTAAAGAAGTGCTGACACGATGATACTAACATCACAAGCGAAGGAAAGCCCCGGAATGGGAATGGCTCCGGCACCAGCAGCAACGGTGGCTGCCAAAATGATTTTTGCTgacaatatcttcttcttctttttaactACAGACTGTGTAAGATTGGGGAGTGAGAGGACAAACACGTGTTTCTTCTTTTCGGGGAGTTCAGATTCAAGCACCTCACAAAACTCCAGAAAATCATAACCATGCAGATATTTACTAGACACAAGGAAAACTCGAGGAGAGTCCACTTGATTCTCAACCAGGCTTTCAATGCAGTACCTTCTGATCTTATCAAGTTCGTCCTTAATGTGGCACAGGCGGCCACTCAATCTTAGAGAATATTCCTCAATGTCTATTCTGCTCCGAACAAAATAAAACTCCTTCCCCATTTTTTTGATCTCTCTGGCCAGTCGTGCATCATTCTCCTTAAATCTGTTTCCGGTGATCAAGATAAAAAAGTCATACTTCTTAAAGTTGACCTTCTCCAAGTATTTGTGACAGGGGAAGTTGCCTGTTCCCATTCCGGGAAGATCCCACAAGCAAACAGAAGGAAGGTCAGGATGCTGATATGGTGTTGGGTTTTTGGTTTGCTCTGTTAGACCTTCTTTAGCTGCTCCTGGTTCTCCAGGTCTCAAGCCCCTCATGGCATTGATAAAGGCAGATTTGCCAGTACCCGATTCACCTGTGACGGCAATGTTGAGGGGTTCTGTGCCCAGGTTGTCAAACTTTTCTTTAAAGAGTGGAATCACTGCCTCAAACCCACTTTCATTGTATACTGAAGCAAGGGTATTAGTTTCTTCTTCACTGAAAAAGCACAGATTTTCTGATTGAGAATTGCCCATTgaagttctgaaaaaaaaaattaaaaagttgctaGTTTTAGATGGCCTTTACATGAACTAATCATTAGTATGGGACAGGTCTAGTGCTAAGCTTCACGTGAATTCATTAAACATCACTTGCCAACACTCATCATGGCAATGTAGGCAGTGGAAATGAATTTTTAATAGGCTCACagtatttaaatgaaatgttgtgtaagaagcATCCATTTAAAGAAGAATGCCGGAATGGAACTACGCATCAGCACTTCCTGAAGAACCATTCAGTCGGGTCCAAAATACTATGTTCTGTTTTAAGTAACCCTAGAAatgattttgatttaaaattttatttgttaaagtTGTGCTGACATCCTAAATACGAACTTAAATAGAAAGAATTTGGAGAAAGGTATGGAGGGCAAAACAATTAGAAGGTGCGTTTTTGTCTTGCTTCAGGTGTTACAAAGACATGCCCCAGCTACCTGTAACACTGGCTTGGAATAGCTGGATTATCACATTTATAGATGGAAGATTCATAACTATCTAAGATGAATTGTGTTGGAACAAAATAACTGGAATGTAAGCTCTGATTAACACAGTGATTAGGTGGTGGGCCGCAGtggtacaggttttcattctaactcttttccaatgcagcgagcagttttcactgttaattaactcctttccccttcCCTGTTTCTAATAATtcattccatctatccattatctaacctgctatatcctaactacagggtcacgggggtttgctggagccaattccagccaacacagggtgcaaggcaggaaacaaaccccaggaagggtacacacacacccacacactaagcacgcACTTGCCAAtcacaatcgccaa encodes:
- the LOC114662296 gene encoding interferon-inducible GTPase 5-like → MGNSQSENLCFFSEEETNTLASVYNESGFEAVIPLFKEKFDNLGTEPLNIAVTGESGTGKSAFINAMRGLRPGEPGAAKEGLTEQTKNPTPYQHPDLPSVCLWDLPGMGTGNFPCHKYLEKVNFKKYDFFILITGNRFKENDARLAREIKKMGKEFYFVRSRIDIEEYSLRLSGRLCHIKDELDKIRRYCIESLVENQVDSPRVFLVSSKYLHGYDFLEFCEVLESELPEKKKHVFVLSLPNLTQSVVKKKKKILSAKIILAATVAAGAGAIPIPGLSFACDVSIIVSALLYIRRSFGLTEESLERLACKVNLPVEELKEVVVSPLVFDITPVTVTKYLSKSVAGVAMLSDELLHLIPIIGSVLGASVSFTASYWMLSKALDEFAESAEKVVMKVFQCNKELP